TCTGAAGATGGCGGAAAATCGTTTTATAGAATGAACCGAAAAAACAAACACGGTGACAACCATGCCATTGCTTTTAAAAAAGATGATCCAAATTACGTGCTTGTTGGTACCGATGGCGGCTTATACGAGTCTTTCGATCTTACAAAAAGTTGGAAATACATAGAAAATCTGCCAGTAACTCAATTTTACAAAGTAGCTGTAGACGATGCAGCTCCGTTCTATAATATTTACGGAGGAACACAAGACAATAGCACTGAAGGAGGTCCTTCGCGTACAGATAACATACAGGGAATTCAGAATAGCGACTGGAAAGTAGTACTAAATTGGGATGGCCACCAACCTGCCACAGAACCTGGTAATCCCGATATACTGTATGCAGAACGACAAGAAGGAACACTTTCTAGAATTGATATGAGTACGGGTGAAGTTATAGACATTCAACCGCAAGCTGGTGCTAACGAAAAAACAGAACGATTTAATTGGGACGCCCCTATTTTGGTAAGTCCGCATATGCCTTCGACCATATATTTTGCTTCACAACGTGTTTGGAAATCTACAAACAGAGGGGATAGTTGGACGGCCATTTCGGGTGATCTTACTAAAAATCAAAATCGTGTAGAATTACCTATCATGGGCAAAAAGCAATCATGGGATGGTGCCTGGGACGTTTATGCGATGTCTAATTATAACACCATCACTTCACTAGCAGAATCGCCTAAACAAAAAGGACTTTTATATGCTGGAACAGATGATGGAACTATACAAGTATCTGAAAATGATGGAGATTCATGGCGTAGTATTAATGTAAGTAGTATGCCGGGTGTGCCCAATACTGCTTTTGTAAACGACATAAAAGCAGACATGTTTGATTCAAATACAGTTTATGTAGCACTTGATAACCATAAGTATGGCGACTTTACTCCATATGTATACAAAAGCAGCGACAAAGGGCGTACATGGACTTCTCTGGTAAACAATATACCCGATAGAACTTTGGTTTGGCGAATTGTACAAGATCATGTAAGACCTGATTTGCTCTTTTTAGCCACCGAATTTGGAATTTACACCACTGTAAATGGCGGGAAACACTGGACAAAACTTACGGGTGGTGTTCCAACAATTTCGTTTAGAGATTTAGCTATTCAGCGTAGAGAAAATGATTTGGTAGGAGCTTCGTTTGGAAGAGGTTTTTATATTTTAGACGACTATACTGCATTACGAACGATTTCCGAAGAAAGTTTACAAAAAGAAGCTGTCATTTATCCAATACGAGACGCTTGGTGGTATATTCCGAGATCTCATTTAAGCTTTGATGCGGGCAAAGGAAGTCAGGGAGATAATCACTTTGTAGCACCAAACCCAGATTTTGGAGCCACTTTCACTTACTATGTACGAGACAGATACACCACAGAAAAACAAAAGAGGCAAGAAAAAGAAAAGAAAATGACGGACACTAATGTTCCGTTTAATGGCTGGGAATCGCTTGAAGAAGAATTATTTGAAACTGCGCCTATGCTTACATTTTCGGTTACCGATAGTAAAGGTAATGTAGTGAGAAACTTAAGCACTCCGGCAAAAAAGGGAATTCATAGAATTACTTGGGATTTAAGGTATGCCTCACCCTTTCCTGTAACACCCACCATGAAGTCTGAAGAATTGCCATCTGGTTTTTTAGCGCCAACTGGAACTTATGAAGTTACCATGTATCTAACCGAGAAAGGGACTACAAGAGCTATTTCTGAAGCAGTTCCATTTACAGTAAAACCATTACGTAAAGGCGCACTACCAGGAGCCTCACCTCAAAAAGTTTCCGAATTTCTCAATGAGTTTGCTGCCGTGAGAAAAACAGCTACCAATTTTAATACAGATTTAGAGAAACAAATAAATCGTACCAAAGCATTGCAGTTGGCTATGCAACAAAGTACGATGAAACCAGGTGCCCTAACTAATCAGTTAGCAAAAGCACTACAAGATTTACAACAATTAAAATCTGAGGTTTCTGGAAATTTAGCCAAAAACGAAATCGGTGAAAAAGGACATCCACTTTTAGAAGATCGCATGTTTGCTATTTATAGAGGTATTGAAAAGTCTACATACGGACCAACAAAAACCCATGAAAAACAGCTTTCCATTATAAAAAATCAGCTAACCAATCATGTTGCGACCTTACAAACTACTACAGAACTTTTAGATGTTATAGAACAGCAATTAACAAAGGCCGGAGCTCCTCCTATACGATATGAATAGGTGAAAATTTCAAATATTGATGTTGTATTGTATAAAGGAGACATTCACATTTATTTGATTGAATTTTAGACGAAATATTTACAAATGAAGTTTTAACTATAATTTAAGCTAAAGTTGTATTAAACCCTATGGTATTAGCGGGTTACGATTGTATTTTTGAGCTGTAATACAAACAATAAAACAACACAAACTATGAAAAGAAGTCAGAAAGCTGGATTAGCTGCACTAATAGGCGCAGGAATCGCTGGAGGATTGGCATATTGGAAATACAAAACCATGTCGCCAGAAGAGAAAGAACAACTAAAAAATCGTGTTAATAACGCTGGAAACAAATTAAAGAAAACGACAGCGGATATTGAAAGATCAATTAGTGATAAGTATGCTGAACTTAAAAACATGGCAAGCTAGTACTTCTTAAAAGGATAAAGAAAAACCCGCAATTAGCGGGTTTTTCTGTTTTATACAACTGTTAGTTTAGTATGGTTCCGTCTTCGGTAAACTCAATATCTAAATTTTTACCCTTCTGCTTAAATTCAACATCATAGAATATTCCTTTAGTAGCATGATCTACATGTTCTACTTCGGTAATTTCATATAAGAAGTATCGCTCTGAAATTATTTTCTTTATTGGGTCTGGGAGATTTTTTGTTTTAATACTGTTTTCCGTTTCAATCCAAGGGCCATTCGGACTAAAATCGGCACGGTATTTTTCTCCTTTCTTTTTAAAATGCGCCTCGTAGTTTCCATGAGCATCTATCTCCCACTTTGGGCTTTTTTCCTGAGGATACTTTTCCTCAAAGGCAGCTAGAACCACTTTTGGAACTTCTATATCTTTTTGCCCCTTCTTACCGTCTATATTCTGGCAACTTCCCGCTGTACTAACTAGTATCGCAATTAAAAAATAGAGTTGTTTTGTCATTGTATTTTATTTATTTCAAAAGTACAGATTACACAAAAACAAATATTCCAACAAAGTCTTAAAATATAGATGAAACCTTAATAAATTATTATATTCGTCCCTTAAATTTAGACCATGCAAAAAAGAATCGTTCCCATTATCATTTTCGCATTATTAGCACTACAAGCTGTTGCACAAAAGCATTCCATTGAAATTGAAGAAGAAAAAACGAAAAACCGAATTAATTTCTACGCGATTAATGAGAATCTAATTGATTTAGACGTGGTTGTAACCGTTACAGGTACTGGGTTTAAGCAACGTGGCGGTGCAGAGCGCCCAATACGAGTGCCAGCAACATCTCGTGTTAAGGTAAAGAGCGTTATAATTGAGCGAGGTAAGTATCCTATTTATGAATACACCGTGTCCACTAACGATAGCTTATCTAGACGCGTACTTCGTCCAGAATTCGAAAAAATTAAAATAGATCCTCCGGCACCTATCCTTTTGTATAGCACAAACAATTGCATGCGATGTGATACCCTAACCAAATCTCTTGCTGTAAGTCCGTATCGATTTAAAACGATGCATCTTCCTGAAAAACCTGAGGTTGCGAAAGTAATTAAGCGCGCCCTACCTTCTTTAGACACAATATCGGCTCCAATATTTAGCCTCGGTGGTGCTTTGTACACAGATATCCTAACGTACGACGAGCTCATAGAACGATTGTACGAAAAGAAGGACGAAGAGTAAAATACTTTAATGTTTTCTTCGGAAATATCTGAATTTTGTTATTTTTTTTACTTCTGAATATCAAATAGTTATACCTTGTTTGGTGTAATGAAAAGAATTTTGGCACGCTCATTGGATTTACCCTATCATAGTAACCCATAAATTCTTTCATTATGATAGTCTTGAAAATTAAAATCCCAGTGAATTTGAAATTTTGGAATGAAAAATTAGTTGAATACGCAAAAGCAAGTAGTTATGCCATTCATAGATAATCATCATTCTTACCCCAGAAATTTCAATTGAAAATCCCTTACACTTTATATGTTAGGGATTTTTTCATTTTAATAAAGCGCAGGGTATTATTGGTATCTTTACGGAAACTTTAACTCTTGAAAGCCCTTGCATCCTAACAATATTCATAACGCCTCCTACCCTTTTACAGCATTAACTGAAGTTCATGCACCATTAAATGAATATGTTCATGTAAATACGTATGGTATAGAGACTATAAATTTTGCAGATCCTGAGGCAGTGCTTCACCTTAATAAAGCCCTTTTAAAACACTATTACAAACTAGCAGATTGGAACATCCCGGAAGGCTACCTCTGCCCTCCCATTCCGTCGAGAGCAGATTATTTACATTACTTAAACGATTTGCTTAAAAGAACATTTCCGAAGCAAAAAACACGACACATCTTAGACATAGGTACTGGAGCTAATTGCATATATCCGCTACTAGCTTACGCGCTATTTAACTGGACAGCTGTAGGGTGTGATATTGATCCCGTAGCAGTTCAAGCTGCCAAAGCAAATGTTGCTGCGACTAAAGAGTTTGCTACAGCATTAGAAATTAGACATCAAATAAACAACGCCAACATATTTGAAGGCATCATATTACCAGAAGAATTTTATCACGCAACAGTTTGCAACCCACCTTTTTACGGATCTGCAGAAGAGGCTAACAAGGTTGCGCTTAGAAAAATGAAACAACTACACCCAGAAAAGTCCATTTTAGAACTAGAACGAAATTTTAAAGGCAAGCCAAATGAGCTTTGGTGTAACGGCGGGGAAGCACTTTTCATTAAACGAATGATTAAACAAAGTGTTGGCTTTAAACAACAGGTTGGCTGGTTTACAACACTTGTTTCAAAGAGTGATAACTTGCCTAAGTTGTATAAGCTTATACAAAAACTGGGGGCGCAGCATGAAACCCTTCAAATGAAACACGGGTCAAAAATTACACGTGTATTAGCTTGGCGCTTTTAAATGAAATGACTTCAATTATTGTACTACTACCTTTTTTGTAGCTTGAAAACCATTAGTGTTTACAGTTACAAAATATAGCCCTGATGCTACTTTGGTGCCTTGACTAGATACGCTGTTCCAATCTATTTGTTGTGTTCCTTCAAGAACCTCGTTGCGCAATACAGCTACTTCTCTCCCAAGCATATCATACACCCCCACCTTAGTATCTCCAGCAGCTAAAAATGAAATAGTAGCATTTGTAGTGATAGGATTTGGACTTACTGTAAAGGAGGATTTAAATAAAGCTTCATCATCTAGTCCTAGAGTACCGTCTGGAGAGACACGGGTGTAGTATACATCTTCCCCGCCTGTAAATGTAGCGCACCATGCAATATGAGCATACTCATTGTCGCTCTTCATATCGAAATAATCACCCATTTTTTGCTGTACAGGATAGCCTATCTTAGGATCAAATGGTTCAGAAATTGGGGTGTTTTCAGACCAAGTATCTCCTTGATCTTCAGAAAACGAATAATACAATACAGAATCGAATCCGCCATCGGCATCTCGCGTATCAAGCCAAACCGCATCTATACGTCCGTTGGGTGCTACTGCCATAGTGCCAAACCATTGGTATGCCTCGTCTCCAGGATCTGTATTAATTCTTATGGGCGGAGAAAAGGTTGCACCTCCATCTGTACTTTTTGTAAACATAACATCGGCAGGATCGTTACTTGAAGCTCTTTCTACAGAAGCCAAAACATATACGTTATCACGTCCGGGGCCTGCACTAATGTCTACATCAATCCATGCCTGACCTTTTAGCCCTTGCGGGTTTATAGCATCTTGCACCCCAAGGCTACCGTCGAGGTCTATTAATACAGGGGGCTCAAAAGTAACAGGGCTTCCGGCATCATTCGCATCTGTAGATTTAATTACAAACAAATCTCCGTTAAAAGCAGATGTTGTTCCCACTAAATATAGATTTGCGTCTGCATCTACTGCAAGCGTTCCCCAAAACGGATTTCCGGGTACATTTTCACAGGTTTCAAAACTCATGGCATCGTCTGTAGATCGAGTAAAAGCCCCTGGACACGTTGAGAATGACTGGTTCCAATACGAATAGTTATGCCCAGAACTTGGGCCGCCTGTACGATCTATACGCATCCATTGTTTATCTCCTCCGTTAGCAGGCACAGGTGGCTCCCACACTACCCCACCATCACGAATTGCGAAAACGTCACACTCAAAATTACCTTGTAGACTGTTGTAATAAAAATTACCCGCATTGTCAAAATCTAACACAGGATCTGATCTAAAGAGTCCTGGATCTAACACTCCAGGGAATATCCAATCATAACCGCCATTGGTAGAAAATCCGTAGCCTGCTTGTCTAAAATCACTGCTAATATCATCAAATTGTCTCCAGCCAACTACCATTCTATTAGGATTCGTAGGATCTACTGCTAAAGAAGGTTCATTAGCTGCATCTCCCACAATGTTATTTCCTAAGTCATCTACATTCACTTGTTTGGTAAAAAAATTAGG
This Rasiella rasia DNA region includes the following protein-coding sequences:
- a CDS encoding VPS10 domain-containing protein, with translation MKSRYTLFIISFFLLFSTSEISAQRTKKTQKTSTSLLDSVLSGLKFRSIGPAFMSGRISDVVIHPTNENIWYVAVGSGGVWKTTNAGTTWQPIFDDQPTYSIGAVTLDPNTPSIVWVGSGEDSGGRHVGYGDGVYKSTDGGATWQNMGLKNSEHISRVLVHPENSNVVWVTAQGPLWSKGGDRGLYKTTDGGKTWNKTLGDDEWTGVTDLVMDPRNPDRMYAATWQRHRTVAAYLGGGPNTGLYRSDDGGNTWTQLKTGLPTTAMGKTGLAISPQNPDVLYAALETDRRTGGVYRSTDGGSSWNKMSNTVSGGTGPHYYQELYACPHHEGRLYLMDNTMQISEDGGKSFYRMNRKNKHGDNHAIAFKKDDPNYVLVGTDGGLYESFDLTKSWKYIENLPVTQFYKVAVDDAAPFYNIYGGTQDNSTEGGPSRTDNIQGIQNSDWKVVLNWDGHQPATEPGNPDILYAERQEGTLSRIDMSTGEVIDIQPQAGANEKTERFNWDAPILVSPHMPSTIYFASQRVWKSTNRGDSWTAISGDLTKNQNRVELPIMGKKQSWDGAWDVYAMSNYNTITSLAESPKQKGLLYAGTDDGTIQVSENDGDSWRSINVSSMPGVPNTAFVNDIKADMFDSNTVYVALDNHKYGDFTPYVYKSSDKGRTWTSLVNNIPDRTLVWRIVQDHVRPDLLFLATEFGIYTTVNGGKHWTKLTGGVPTISFRDLAIQRRENDLVGASFGRGFYILDDYTALRTISEESLQKEAVIYPIRDAWWYIPRSHLSFDAGKGSQGDNHFVAPNPDFGATFTYYVRDRYTTEKQKRQEKEKKMTDTNVPFNGWESLEEELFETAPMLTFSVTDSKGNVVRNLSTPAKKGIHRITWDLRYASPFPVTPTMKSEELPSGFLAPTGTYEVTMYLTEKGTTRAISEAVPFTVKPLRKGALPGASPQKVSEFLNEFAAVRKTATNFNTDLEKQINRTKALQLAMQQSTMKPGALTNQLAKALQDLQQLKSEVSGNLAKNEIGEKGHPLLEDRMFAIYRGIEKSTYGPTKTHEKQLSIIKNQLTNHVATLQTTTELLDVIEQQLTKAGAPPIRYE
- a CDS encoding YtxH domain-containing protein — its product is MKRSQKAGLAALIGAGIAGGLAYWKYKTMSPEEKEQLKNRVNNAGNKLKKTTADIERSISDKYAELKNMAS
- a CDS encoding PepSY-like domain-containing protein, which produces MTKQLYFLIAILVSTAGSCQNIDGKKGQKDIEVPKVVLAAFEEKYPQEKSPKWEIDAHGNYEAHFKKKGEKYRADFSPNGPWIETENSIKTKNLPDPIKKIISERYFLYEITEVEHVDHATKGIFYDVEFKQKGKNLDIEFTEDGTILN
- the rlmF gene encoding 23S rRNA (adenine(1618)-N(6))-methyltransferase RlmF, which translates into the protein MHPNNIHNASYPFTALTEVHAPLNEYVHVNTYGIETINFADPEAVLHLNKALLKHYYKLADWNIPEGYLCPPIPSRADYLHYLNDLLKRTFPKQKTRHILDIGTGANCIYPLLAYALFNWTAVGCDIDPVAVQAAKANVAATKEFATALEIRHQINNANIFEGIILPEEFYHATVCNPPFYGSAEEANKVALRKMKQLHPEKSILELERNFKGKPNELWCNGGEALFIKRMIKQSVGFKQQVGWFTTLVSKSDNLPKLYKLIQKLGAQHETLQMKHGSKITRVLAWRF
- a CDS encoding T9SS type A sorting domain-containing protein; this translates as MKHFLPLTIVLCCLHYNTLAQKSNGNSKKQLPQEVINMPYEFVDRESMDTSPAYEFIAPNFFTKQVNVDDLGNNIVGDAANEPSLAVDPTNPNRMVVGWRQFDDISSDFRQAGYGFSTNGGYDWIFPGVLDPGLFRSDPVLDFDNAGNFYYNSLQGNFECDVFAIRDGGVVWEPPVPANGGDKQWMRIDRTGGPSSGHNYSYWNQSFSTCPGAFTRSTDDAMSFETCENVPGNPFWGTLAVDADANLYLVGTTSAFNGDLFVIKSTDANDAGSPVTFEPPVLIDLDGSLGVQDAINPQGLKGQAWIDVDISAGPGRDNVYVLASVERASSNDPADVMFTKSTDGGATFSPPIRINTDPGDEAYQWFGTMAVAPNGRIDAVWLDTRDADGGFDSVLYYSFSEDQGDTWSENTPISEPFDPKIGYPVQQKMGDYFDMKSDNEYAHIAWCATFTGGEDVYYTRVSPDGTLGLDDEALFKSSFTVSPNPITTNATISFLAAGDTKVGVYDMLGREVAVLRNEVLEGTQQIDWNSVSSQGTKVASGLYFVTVNTNGFQATKKVVVQ